Proteins co-encoded in one Arachis stenosperma cultivar V10309 chromosome 7, arast.V10309.gnm1.PFL2, whole genome shotgun sequence genomic window:
- the LOC130941728 gene encoding gibberellin 2-beta-dioxygenase 1-like gives MQYSYMRNCSNNRAATFSPPVVTIPIVDLSKPDAQALIVKACEDFGFFKVINHGVPMDAISLLEEEATKFFSLPLSDKEKVGLANPFGYGNKRLGYNGDVGWIEYLLLKTNSQHSNTLTLPSDQNSEQFRCALNEYMQAMRKMACEVLELMAEGLKIEERNVLSKLVMDEQSDSAFRVNHYPASNGGGGGDENKNKNKNNTTNMVGFGEHTDPQIISLLRSNNTSGLQIDVGDGNWIPVPPDHSSFFVNVGDSLQVMTNGRFKSVRHRVIVDNGYKSRLSMIYFVGPPLSEKIAPLPSLMLGKESLYKEFTWFEYKNAAYSTRLATNRLIPYEKIAAS, from the exons atgcaaTACTCATACATGAGAAACTGTAGCAATAACAGAGCAGCCACATTCTCACCGCCGGTGGTGACTATTCCCATAGTGGACCTTTCAAAACCCGATGCACAGGCCCTCATAGTGAAGGCCTGTGAAGACTTCGGGTTTTTCAAAGTCATAAACCACGGCGTCCCTATGGACGCCATTTCCCTCCTCGAAGAGGAGGCTACCAAATTCTTCTCCTTGCCGCTGAGCGACAAGGAGAAGGTCGGCCTTGCCAACCCCTTCGGGTACGGCAACAAGCGCCTCGGTTACAACGGCGACGTCGGTTGGATCGAGTACCTTCTCCTTAAAACCAATTCACAACACTCCAACACTCTCACACTACCTTCTGATCAAAACTCAGAGCAATTCAG GTGTGCTTTGAACGAGTACATGCAAGCGATGAGGAAGATGGCGTGCGAGGTTCTTGAGTTAATGGCGGAAGGGCTGAAGATTGAGGAACGAAACGTGCTGAGCAAGCTTGTGATGGATGAGCAGAGTGACTCTGCTTTCAGGGTGAACCACTACCCTGCTTCCAATGGCGGAGGTGGTGGTGATgagaacaagaacaagaacaagaacaacACCACTAACATGGTTGGTTTTGGAGAGCACACTGACCCACAAATAATTTCTCTTCTGAGATCCAATAACACCTCTGGCCTTCAGATTGATGTTGGTGATGGAAACTGGATTCCTGTTCCTCCTGATCACAGTTCCTTCTTTGTCAATGTTGGTGATTCACTTCAG GTTATGACGAATGGACGGTTCAAGAGCGTGAGGCACAGAGTGATAGTGGACAACGGTTACAAATCAAGGCTATCAATGATTTACTTTGTTGGTCCACCATTGAGTGAGAAGATTGCACCATTGCCTTCCCTCATGCTTGGAAAGGAAAGCTTATACAAAGAGTTCACTTGGTTTGAATACAAGAACGCTGCCTACTCTACAAGATTGGCTACCAATAGGCTCATACCCTATGAGAAGATTGCTGCCTCTTAA